The following are encoded together in the Sandaracinaceae bacterium genome:
- a CDS encoding proteasome-type protease, which produces MTYCVGLRMKRGLVFMSDTRTNAGVDNISMFRKMFTWTTEGERVITLLTAGNLATTQALVSLLDERAKAPKREGREPTILEVPTMFQAAKLVGETLREIISDSSGGGQRADSTFSATVILGGQIKGSEPRLFMVYPEGNFLEASEDTPFFQIGETKYGRPILIRAYDPAMSFEAAIKLLLVSFDSTIKANLSVGMPLDVQVYERNALTVTRQLRVGRDAPYYQLISHGWGEALRQAFESLPEFEFPEPAGPPDLGH; this is translated from the coding sequence GGGCTGCGGATGAAGCGGGGTCTCGTGTTCATGTCGGACACGCGCACCAACGCGGGCGTGGACAACATCTCCATGTTCCGGAAGATGTTCACGTGGACCACCGAGGGCGAGCGCGTCATCACGCTGCTCACGGCGGGCAACCTGGCCACCACCCAGGCGCTGGTCAGCCTGCTGGACGAGCGGGCCAAGGCTCCCAAGCGTGAGGGGCGCGAGCCCACCATCCTGGAAGTGCCCACCATGTTCCAGGCAGCCAAGCTGGTGGGCGAGACGCTGCGTGAGATCATCAGCGACAGCAGCGGGGGAGGGCAGCGCGCCGACTCCACCTTCTCGGCCACCGTCATCCTGGGCGGTCAGATCAAGGGCTCCGAGCCGCGCCTTTTCATGGTCTACCCGGAGGGCAACTTCCTCGAGGCCTCGGAGGACACCCCGTTCTTCCAGATCGGCGAGACCAAGTACGGGCGCCCCATCCTCATCCGGGCCTACGACCCGGCCATGAGCTTCGAGGCGGCCATCAAGCTGCTGCTGGTCTCGTTCGACTCCACCATCAAGGCCAACCTGTCGGTGGGCATGCCGCTAGACGTTCAGGTCTACGAGCGGAACGCGCTCACGGTCACCCGCCAGCTGCGCGTGGGCCGGGACGCCCCGTACTACCAGCTCATCTCGCACGGCTGGGGCGAGGCGCTCCGGCAGGCCTTCGAGTCGCTGCCGGAGTTCGAGTTCCCCGAGCCGGCCGGTCCGCCCGACCTCGGCCACTGA
- a CDS encoding YbjN domain-containing protein, whose amino-acid sequence MPSDLFSEVPLGHAEHAVQIVESVLEARGVPLAEAKQPHGPARERRYALQRGSAVTLIQVTPPGSVLSLHDVGRVRIVAPVVSLPADERRAELFQHLLEENATLTGAAFAITAREVILLAERSVQDLDESEVEHMIDTISAAADRYDDLLAERYGVARATEAGTPD is encoded by the coding sequence ATGCCCTCGGACCTCTTCTCGGAAGTCCCCCTCGGCCATGCGGAGCACGCCGTGCAGATCGTGGAGTCGGTGCTCGAGGCGCGCGGTGTCCCTCTGGCGGAGGCCAAGCAGCCCCACGGCCCCGCGCGGGAGCGGCGCTACGCCCTGCAGCGGGGGTCGGCCGTGACCCTCATTCAGGTCACGCCGCCGGGGAGCGTCCTCAGCCTCCATGACGTGGGCCGCGTGCGCATCGTCGCCCCGGTGGTCTCGCTGCCTGCCGACGAGCGGCGAGCCGAGCTCTTTCAGCACCTCCTCGAAGAGAACGCCACGCTGACGGGGGCCGCTTTCGCCATCACGGCCCGCGAGGTCATCCTGCTGGCCGAGCGCAGCGTGCAAGACCTGGACGAGTCCGAGGTGGAGCACATGATCGACACCATCAGCGCGGCCGCCGACCGCTACGACGACCTCTTGGCGGAGCGCTATGGAGTGGCCCGGGCCACGGAGGCGGGCACCCCGGACTGA